Part of the Candidatus Omnitrophota bacterium genome, TCCCTGTCCATGAACATGTTATCACCCGGCATGAAGTCTTTATTTCGGATGAATGTTTCTTGACCGGCACTGCTGCTGAAGTAATCCCGGTTGTTAAGGTTGATGGCAGGGTTATCGGCTCAGGTGCTCCGGGCGCAGTTACCTTAAGGTTGATGAAAAAGTTCAGAGAATTAACTAAAACTGACGGAGTAAAATACTGAGAGGATTATATTATGTTGTGTGATATCTGTGGTAAGAATACCGCTACGGTGCACCTCACGGAAATAATTGATGAAAAGATGAATGAGCTGCATCTTTGCGAGGACTGTGCAAGGCAAAAGAGCGCGCAGATGGAACAGCAGTTCGGGCTTAGCGAACTATTGGCGGGTTTGGCGGAATTTGAAAAGCCAGCACAGGATAAAGAAGCAGTTTCAGCCAAGTGTTCGAATTGCGGCCTGAGTTATTCAGATTTTAAGAAGATCGGCAGGCTCGGCTGCGGTGAGTGTTATACCTCTTTCAAGAAATACCTGGCCCCGTTGCTTAAAAGGATACACGGTTCCAGTTCTCATTTCGGGAAGTCGCCATTTCCCGCTCCAAAACAGTCGTTAGCAGAAAAGGACCAGGTTGCCGAGTTGCGCTTGAAGTTGCAAAAAGCAATAGAGTCAGAGGCTTTTGAGGACGCAGCCAGAATACGGGACCAAATAAAAGAGCTGGAAAAAACACAAGGAAGATCAGAGGCTAAAAATGGCAATAAGAATAAATGACCTGTTAAATCATACAAGCGAATGGCTAAAAGGTACCGGGCCAAGTTCTGAAATTGTAATTTCCAGCAGGGTACGCCTTGCAAGGAATCTTGATCAGGCGCCTTTCCCGCACCATGCAAATAAGAAACAGGCTGAAGATAACCTTGCTGTTATAGAGAACGCAATAATGAAAAATAATATGTTAAAAGGTGTTACTATCTTCAAGCTTTCGGAATTAGACAGCGTTGACAAGGATTTTCTTGTTGAAAGGCACCTTATGTCTCATGAGCATGCCCAGAAAACCAATTCCAAGGCTTTGGTCATTGACCCGGAAGAGATAGTTTCTATCATGATAAATGAAGAAGACCATATAAGGTTTCAGGTCATGCAGTCAGGGTTTAATTTGTTCGAAGCTTGGAACATAATAAATAAGATTGATGATGAATTGTCTAAAGACCTGAAATTTGCCTTTTCCCGGGAGTGGGGGTACCTTACTGCTTGTCCTACTAATACCGGCACCGGTATGCGCGGCTCAGTTATGCTGCATTTGCCCGCCCTGGTTATCACCAGGCAGATAAGCAGGATACTTGCCGCGATATCTAAATTAAGTTTTACAACCCGCGGATTATATGGAGAGGGTACTGAAGCTACTGGTAATTTCTTCCAAATTTCCAATCAGGTATCCTTAGGTCATAGCGAAATGGAAGTACTTGAGAATATAAATAGCCTTATTAAGCAGGTAATTGAGCAGGAAACACAGGCCAGGCAAGTGTTACTTTCTCAGGGAAGGTCCATGCTTGAAGACAGGATCAGCCGCAGTTTCGGCATACTTAAAAGCGCCCATATTATTTCCAGCAAGGAAACAACCGAACTTTTATCGATGGTTAGGCTGGGATGCGATCTGGGCATAATCAAAAATATCGACCGCCGGTCAATAAACGAATTATTTATTATTACCCAGCCGGCGCATTTACAGAAGCTGGAGAATAAAAAGCTTTCTTCTCAGGAAAGAGATACCAAAAGGGCAGAGATAGTAAGGAATAAGTTAAAAGACAGCTCGTAAAGATATACATAATAGGAGGAGTAATGTTTAACAGGTTCACAGAAAGAGCAAGAAAAGTAATCATTTTAGCTAAAGAAGAAGCCAGGCGTTTTAATCATGATTATATAGGCACTGAGCATATACTTCTTGGTTTGATCCGCGAAGGCGAAGGTGTAGCTGCAGCTGTTCTACAGAAGCTGGGGTTGTCTTTGGAGAACATACGCCTTGAGATAGAAAAACTCGTACAACCCGGGCCTACTACCCAGATAATCGGGGACATCCCTTTTACTCCCAGGTCGAAGAAGGCGCTTGAGCTTGCTGCAGAAGAGGCGCGTTCTTTAGGGCATAATTATATAGGCACTGAGCATATACTTCTTGGTTTGATCCGCGAAGGCGAAGGTGTAGCTTCGCAGGTACTTTTAAATCTGGGAGTGGATCTTAATACCGTGCGCAATGAGATCATGGAAGTCTTGGGGTCGGCCCTTCCCGGCTTTGGCCAGCAGCAGTCTAAAAGCAAAACGCCTGCACTGGATGCTTTCGGCAGGGACCTTACACAATTGGCTAAAGCAAACAAATTAGACCCGGTTATCGACAGGCACCAGGAGATAGAAAGAGTTATACAGGTTTTGAGCAGGCGTACCAAGAATAATCCTGTTTTACTCGGTGAAGCAGGGGTAGGTAAGACTGCTATAGTCGAAGGCTTGGCACAGTCTATTGTTTCTGGGAATGTCCCGGAGATATTGAGGAATAAGAGGATTGTGGTTTTAGATTTGGCAATGATGATCGCTGGAACAAAATACCGCGGCCAGTTTGAGGAAAGGATAAAAGCGGTAATGGAAGAGATCAAGCGTTCACAGGATGTAATCATTTTTATTGATGAGTTGCATACTTTAGTCGGAGCCGGTGCTGCCGAAGGAGCAATTGATGCTTCCAATATTCTCAAGCCCGCACTTTCACGCGGCGAGATACAGTGTATCGGAGCCACAACCATGGATGAATACAGGAAGTATATTGAGAAAGATGCTGCGCTTGAGAGGCGTTTCCAAACTATAATGGTAGAGCCGCCCTCTGTCCTGCAGACCGTAGAGATACTTAAGGGCTTAAGAGATAAATATGAGGCTCACCATCGGGTTACTTTTAAGGATGAGGCTTTAGAAGCTGCTGCAAAATTATCAGACCGGTATATCACGGGCAGGTTTTTGCCTGATAAGGCGATTGATTTGATTGATGAGGCCGGTTCGCGCTCAAGGTTAAATGTTTTAGTCGTCCCTCCGGAAATAAAAGAGTTAGAAAAAAAGGTCGAGGTCTTAAAGAAGGAAAAAGAAGCTTATATCAAGAGCCAGGATTTTGAGAAAGCAGCTTCATTGCGTGACCAGGAGAGGCAGGCAAGGCTGGAACTGGAAGAGTTGAATCAGAAATGGGGGCAGACAAAAGACAGGACCAGGCCTGAGGTCGCGGAGGAAGATATCGCAAGGATTGTTTCTCAGTGGACAGGCATACCGATATTCCGCCTTGAAGAAAAAGAAAGCGAAAAGCTTCTTAAGATTGAAGAAGTCTTACATAACAGGGTTATCGGTCAGAATGAGGCGATCTCTGCTATAGCAAATGCGATAAGGCGTTCAAGGGCAGGTATAAAAGACCCAAAGAGGCCTATAGGTTCTTTTATATTCTTAGGCCCTACCGGTGTCGGCAAGACTTTGCTTGCCAGGGCACTGGCAGAGTTTATGTTCGGCGATGAGGATGCACTCCTGCAGCTGGATATGTCTGAGTATATGGAGAAATTTAATGTTTCCCGTTTAGTAGGCGCACCTCCGGGTTATGTAGGTTATGAAGAAGGAGGGCAACTGACTGAAAGGGTCAGAAGAAGGCCTTATGCAGTTATTCTCTTTGATGAGATCGAGAAGGCGCATCCGGATGTTTTTAATCTTTTGCTGCAGGTTTTTGAAGAAGGCAGGCTTACTGATAGCTTTGGCAGAAAAGTGGATTTCAGAAACACGGTCATTATTATGACCTCAAATGTCGGAGCGGAGCTGATTAAAAAGAGCGTTTCTTTGGGTTTTAAAGCGCAAAAAGAAGAGGTTACTTACGAGGAGATGAAAGATAAGCTTCTTGAAGAGGTTAAAAAAACCTTTAAGCCTGAGTTCATCAACCGCGTAGATGATATTATAGTGTTTAGGTCGTTATTAAGGGCAGATCTTGAGAAGATCGTTGATCTTGAAGTAGGCCATGTTGCTGATAGGTTAAAAGATAAAAATATAAAGCTTGATATCCGTCCGGATGCCAAAGATTTTATAATCGAGAAAGGTTTTGATCCGGTATTCGGGGCAAGGCCGTTAAAGAGGATAATACAGAGGTTCCTTGAGGATCCCTTAGCTTCTGAAATAATCTCAGGCAGGTTCAAGGACGGAGCCACTGTCCGAGTTTCCCGTAAAAATGAGGAGCTAGTTTTAGAATGATTAAACGCCTGTTCGTAATCTTCGGCAGAAGAATCCTTTATTTTATGTATTTTCTGGGAGGTTTAAGCAATCTGGCTATGCAGACTATTTATCGCATCTTTACTCCTCCCTACAAGAAGCACAGGATTTTTGAGCAGGCTAAAAAAGCCGGTTACGACAGCCTGCCGATAGTCTCTTTGATATCCCTGTTTATCGGGTTTATCTTTGCGTTACAGACAGCATATTTTATGCAGCGCATAGGCTCTGAACTTTATATTGCAAGCATGGTTGCTCTATCTTTAGTCAGGGAATTGAGCCCGGTCATTACGGCTTTGGTAGTAGCAGGCAGGGTCGGCGCATCTATCACTGCCGAGTTAGGCTCTATGCAGGTTACTGAGCAGATCGATGCTTTGGAGTCATTTGCATCGAATCCGATAAAATACCTGGTTGTGCCGCGTTTTCTAGCTTTGACTTTTATGCTTCCGTTGCTTACTCTTTATTCTAACGCCATAGGCATATTCGGGAGCTTTCTGATATGCACAGCAAAACTGGGGATATCCTCCAGTATTTATATGCATGTTACTTTTGACGCCTTGCAATATAAAGATCTTTTTACCGGCTTATTTAAGTCCGTTGTCTTCGGTATGATAATAGCGTTAGTCAGTTGTTATGAAGGCTTTAATGTCGAGGGCGGCGCCGAAGGAGTAGGGCGGGCAACTACCCGCTCGGTAGTTATAACTTTTATTTTGATTATTATTGCGGATTGCTTCTTTACCGCTTTATTTTATTTTATTTTTCCTTAGAGAGGTAAGAGATGATCGATATTATGAATGTATGCAAATCATTTGGCGAGCATAAGGTTTTAGATGAACTCAGCCTTAAGGTTGAGACCGGCACTACATGTGTGATCATAGGCCGTTCAGGCTGCGGAAAGTCAGTATTATTGAAACATATCGTGGGTTTATTAAGGCCGGATAAAGGGAGCATCTTCGTAGACAAGAAAGAAGTAAATAAATTAAAGGACGCAGAAATAAATCAGCTGCGCATGAAAATAGCTATGGTTTTTCAGGGCGGAGCGTTATTTGATTCAATGACCGTGGGCGAGAATGTAGGCTTCGGCCTTATAGAGCATCAAAGTATAGGTCATAAGGAATTGCTGGAACGCATTGAGGAATCACTTTGCCTGGTTGGTCTTTG contains:
- a CDS encoding ATP-dependent Clp protease ATP-binding subunit — its product is MFNRFTERARKVIILAKEEARRFNHDYIGTEHILLGLIREGEGVAAAVLQKLGLSLENIRLEIEKLVQPGPTTQIIGDIPFTPRSKKALELAAEEARSLGHNYIGTEHILLGLIREGEGVASQVLLNLGVDLNTVRNEIMEVLGSALPGFGQQQSKSKTPALDAFGRDLTQLAKANKLDPVIDRHQEIERVIQVLSRRTKNNPVLLGEAGVGKTAIVEGLAQSIVSGNVPEILRNKRIVVLDLAMMIAGTKYRGQFEERIKAVMEEIKRSQDVIIFIDELHTLVGAGAAEGAIDASNILKPALSRGEIQCIGATTMDEYRKYIEKDAALERRFQTIMVEPPSVLQTVEILKGLRDKYEAHHRVTFKDEALEAAAKLSDRYITGRFLPDKAIDLIDEAGSRSRLNVLVVPPEIKELEKKVEVLKKEKEAYIKSQDFEKAASLRDQERQARLELEELNQKWGQTKDRTRPEVAEEDIARIVSQWTGIPIFRLEEKESEKLLKIEEVLHNRVIGQNEAISAIANAIRRSRAGIKDPKRPIGSFIFLGPTGVGKTLLARALAEFMFGDEDALLQLDMSEYMEKFNVSRLVGAPPGYVGYEEGGQLTERVRRRPYAVILFDEIEKAHPDVFNLLLQVFEEGRLTDSFGRKVDFRNTVIIMTSNVGAELIKKSVSLGFKAQKEEVTYEEMKDKLLEEVKKTFKPEFINRVDDIIVFRSLLRADLEKIVDLEVGHVADRLKDKNIKLDIRPDAKDFIIEKGFDPVFGARPLKRIIQRFLEDPLASEIISGRFKDGATVRVSRKNEELVLE
- a CDS encoding ABC transporter permease, whose protein sequence is MIKRLFVIFGRRILYFMYFLGGLSNLAMQTIYRIFTPPYKKHRIFEQAKKAGYDSLPIVSLISLFIGFIFALQTAYFMQRIGSELYIASMVALSLVRELSPVITALVVAGRVGASITAELGSMQVTEQIDALESFASNPIKYLVVPRFLALTFMLPLLTLYSNAIGIFGSFLICTAKLGISSSIYMHVTFDALQYKDLFTGLFKSVVFGMIIALVSCYEGFNVEGGAEGVGRATTRSVVITFILIIIADCFFTALFYFIFP
- a CDS encoding ABC transporter ATP-binding protein; its protein translation is MIDIMNVCKSFGEHKVLDELSLKVETGTTCVIIGRSGCGKSVLLKHIVGLLRPDKGSIFVDKKEVNKLKDAEINQLRMKIAMVFQGGALFDSMTVGENVGFGLIEHQSIGHKELLERIEESLCLVGLCGIGNLMPSELSGGMKKRVALARAICLKPEIILYDEPTTGVDPITADSINDLIRSLHDKLKVTSIVVTHDMKSAYKVADRIAMMYRGKIIAEGTSEEIQNAKHPVVHQFVNGLAYGPITETLG
- a CDS encoding protein arginine kinase, with translation MAIRINDLLNHTSEWLKGTGPSSEIVISSRVRLARNLDQAPFPHHANKKQAEDNLAVIENAIMKNNMLKGVTIFKLSELDSVDKDFLVERHLMSHEHAQKTNSKALVIDPEEIVSIMINEEDHIRFQVMQSGFNLFEAWNIINKIDDELSKDLKFAFSREWGYLTACPTNTGTGMRGSVMLHLPALVITRQISRILAAISKLSFTTRGLYGEGTEATGNFFQISNQVSLGHSEMEVLENINSLIKQVIEQETQARQVLLSQGRSMLEDRISRSFGILKSAHIISSKETTELLSMVRLGCDLGIIKNIDRRSINELFIITQPAHLQKLENKKLSSQERDTKRAEIVRNKLKDSS